The window AAAGACTCGCCTCAATAAATCAGCTTTGAGTAGCCGGCAGGCATAATTGGGGGGTGAATGCTCCCCGCGCCTGGCTCATCTGGACGATCGGCGTATTCGCCTACCTGGTGGCGGTGGCGCAGCGAACCTCCTTTGGCGTTGCAGGTTTGGAAGCCACGGAAAGATTCCATGCCAGTGCCTCGGCCATCTCTTTTTTCACGGTGCTTCAACTTCTGGTCTACGCGGGGTTGCAGATCCCCGTGGGGGTCCTGGTGGACAGATTTGGGTCGCGGGCCATGATTGCCGGCGGTGCCGTGCTCATGGGATTGGGGCAATTGCAGCTGGCCTTTGCGGATAGTGTTCCCGGCGGCGTCCTGGGCAGGGTCCTGGTGGGCGCAGGGGATGCGATGACCTTTATTTCTGTGATCCGCCTGGTCCCTTTGTGGTTCGCTCCTGCCAGGGTTCCGCTGGTCACCCAGCTGACCGGCATGTCTGGCCAACTTGGTCAGCTCTTCAGTGTTGTTCCGTTCGCGCTGCTTCTCCACACGGCCGGATGGACACCGGCTTTCCTGACCCTGGCAGCGATGTCCGTGATGGCAGTGGTCCTGGTACTGGCAGTGCTGCGCGATGCTCCACCCGGGCACCCGCCCAGGGAAACCGGCCAGGGACTCCGTGCCACCGGCGTTTCCCTGTCTCGCGCGTGGAAACAACCCGGAACCCGGCTGGGACTCTGGAGCCACTTCACCGTTCAATTCAGCGGCAACCTTTTTGCGATGACCTGGGGGTATCCCTTCCTGTTGTCTGCCCAAGGACTTGATGCCGGAACCGTCGCCAGCCTCATGGCGCTGTTCGTGGCCACAGCGATAGTTGCCGGGCCAGGGTTCGGACGGTTCGTTTCCAAACATCCCATGCGAAGGTCCGCCATGGTTCTGCTGATTGCCTTGGCGACAACCTTGGCTTGGGCTGCTGTGCTCATTCTTCCTGAGCGCGCCCCTCTGTGGCTCCTGGTTATTTTGGTGGTGGTGCTGGCTGTGGGCGGGCCCGGATCCATGATCGGATTCGACTTCGCCAGAACATTCAATCCCTCGCACCGGATCGGCACAGCCACCGGTATTGTCAACGTCGGCGGTTTCATCGCTGCTCTCGTTGCCATCTACCTCATAGGCCTGGTACTGGACCTCCTCTACGCCAGTGGTTTCTCCGGCGGTGACCTCTACGGTCTGGCACCGTTCCGAATTGCCCTCAGTGTTCAGTTCGTACTGCTTGCCCTTGGCACGGTGCTCATCCTGGTGACACGACGTAAGGTGCGCCACCAGATGGCAGCGCAGGGGATTCATGTGCAGCCGCTCCTGGCCGCCCTCGCCAGGCAGCGCCGGGAACGGATCGAGCGACGACGTACGGCACGCCCCGTGTCTCGGGACGAGGAGTAACAGCAGCCCCTTTGCGGCTTTTCTGCGGCAGCTTTTCCACATAGCCATGATCGTCACTGTCTCCTGCGGATGGAGTTGCGCAGGGTGGAACCATGACTTCCAAAAGAACGCTCAGCATCCACCAACCCGAAGACATTCTTGGTTACATACCCCACATGTTGGGGTACTGGCCCGAGGACAGTCTTGTAGCGATCACCATGCAGGGGAAAACCCTTGGAGCCACGCTGCGCGTGGACCTGCCAAACCTTGCTTCATTTGAGGCCCGTGAAGGTTTTGCAGACCAGATCCGGAGCTGCCTGATTGCTGATGAGGACGCCAACGGGGTGGTGCTCGCGGTCTACACGGACTCAGGATGGGAGGACGGCACCGTGGTCCGGCAGGCGATTCCGCTGCTCAAGGCCCTGCAGCTGAGTCTCGACGAGGTTGACTTATCGGTCCGCGACGCATGGTTGGTTGGTTCCGAGTACTGGCGTAGCGCTTACTGCACAGATCTTCAATGCTGCCCTGTGCCGGGATTGCCTGTTGAGCGCATCAAGAACAGCAGGCTCAGCGCAGAGCTGGTTTATAGGGGGAGCTCCATAGGGCCGTCACCCAGGAGCGCGCTCGGAAAACCCCGGCTCGCCATTCCCGGGGCTCTTAATCCCTTGGTTTTGGCGGCAGAGTCGCGCTACGGCAAGCAAATTCTTGGTCGATGGCGGAGCGAGCGTTGCCTGGACGCCATCCTGGCCGTGTGGCACCAGGTGCTGAACCGGGTGGAAGCCGGCCGCCCCCTGCAGCCCGGCGAGGATGCACACATCATGGGCTTCCTCAGAACTACCCTCAGGGTCCCTGCCTGGCGGGACGCTGTGGTGGTCATGGCGGCAGCAGGCATGGACTCTGCAAAGTACGGCGCTTCGGCGTTTGGGCTGTTTTTTGACGACGACGATGACGGCGACACGCCGTTCGACCCACAAGAACTCGGAGTAGAAGGGCCGGTTCCCCACGCCGCCAAAGTACTGCCTGAACGAAGTACCGCCGAAGACGTCTTCACGTACGGTGATGTCCTTCTTGGCATGCGGCCGGACATGCCTTGCTGGACGGCTCTGGACGCCCTGCAAACGGTCCTTGCCGGGTTATGCGTCGATGGTGAATCCGGCGTCGTTCCGGCAGCGGCACTGACCGTGCAAGGCTGGATTGCTTGGTGCAAGGGGCGAGGATCCATTGCCCACGCGTGCCTCAGCGGAGCGGAGGCTGCCCAACCGGGCTATCGACTTGCCGAGCTGCTCATGGACCTTCTGGGCACGGGGACCATTTGCGCGTGGGCGCGAAGTTCCAGTACTGCCTGGCGCGGATATAAGGACACGGTCGCGTAAGGGCTTGGGCATTCATCAGGCATACGTTTCGCAAAACCGTGAGACAATGGATGCCGAGACCCGGTTGGGTCCGCGTTCGAATGCCTGAATTGGCCCCTTCGCCGGGAACAATACAGTGTCGTCGAGAGTTCTCTATAGAGACTCTGCAGACGGCGATCGCATTTGAAATTGATCGCGGACTTGACAGGGTCATAGTGGTGTTGCCCGTATGGTGATTCCACAGACCGCCGCTAGAAAGGTTTTCTGTGACCCCGTCTTCCGTCGAGAAGGAACCCGCCGCCCAGGCCGAATTGTCCGCTGAGGAAAAGAAGGCGGCAACATCGGCAAAGCGCGCAGCGACACGTGCTGCCAACAAGGCCTCAGAGGGCGACTCTGACAAGCCGGCACCCAAGAAGCGCGGACCCAAGCCCGGCGCGAAGGCCGCCGCTGAAGCCGCGAACAAGTCCTCAGGCTCCGACGCTGAGGACTCCAGCGGCGAGGATGAAGACTTTGATCCCGCAGCTGCCGAGGAAGTCGAAGTCGGAGACGACGAGGACGGCGCTACGGCCACCAAGGACAAGGCTGCGCCTTCCGGCTCGGGATTCGTTTACTCGGATGCCGACGACGACGACGCTCCTGTCCAGCAGGTCATGTCGGCCGGCGCTACAGCCGACCCCGTCAAGGACTACCTCAAGCAGATCGGCAAGGTTGCCCTGCTGAATGCAGAGCAGGAAGTTGATCTCGCACTTCGGATTGAGGCCGGCCTCTTTGCTGAGGAAAAGATCAACGCTGACGACGGATCCATGGATCCCAAGCTCAAGCGTGAGCTTGAATTCGTCATTCACGATGGCAAGCGAGCCAAGAACCACCTGCTCGAAGCCAACCTGCGCCTCGTCGTGTCCTTGGCCAAGCGCTACACCGGCCGTGGCATGCTCTTCCTGGACCTGATCCAGGAAGGCAACCTGGGCCTCATCCGTGCAGTAGAGAAGTTCGACTACACCAAGGGCTTTAAGTTCTCCACCTACGCCACATGGTGGATCCGCCAGGCAATTACCCGCGCCATGGCAGACCAGGCCCGCACCATCCGTATTCCGGTGCACATGGTGGAAGTCATCAACAAGCTGGCCCGCGTACAGCGCCAAATGCTGCAGGACCTCGGCCGTGAACCGACACCTGAGGAGCTGGCACTCGAACTGGACATGACGCCTGAGAAGGTTGTCGAGGTCCAGAAGTACGGGCGCGAGCCGATTTCACTGCACACCCCGCTGGGTGAGGACGGTGACTCGGAGTTCGGTGATCTGATTGAGGACTCGGAGGCTGTTGTTCCCGCCGACGCCGTCAGCTTCACGCTCCTGCAGGAGCAGCTGCATTCCGTTTTGGACACACTGTCCGAGCGCGAGGCCGGGGTTGTGGCCATGCGCTTCGGCCTGACCGATGGTCAGCCGAAGACTTTAGACGAAATCGGCAAGGTCTACGGCGTCACGCGTGAGCGCATTCGCCAGATCGAAAGCAAGACCATGTCCAAGCTGAGGCACCCGTCCCGCTCGCAGGTCCTGCGGGACTACCTGGACTAAACAAGCAGAATCATGGGAGGTGGCCCGGCCGGATTTCCGGCTGGGCCACTTTTTTGAGCGTATTCAGTTGAGTCCCTGGAGCCAGTTGAGCTTCTTGGAACGAAACGCAACAAGGCCCCTCCCTGTTGGGAGGAGCCTTGTCATGTCATCACATCGGGTTTCCGGTGATCCGGGTTGCCTAGTCGACGGGGACGGGAGCCTTCTCGGTGAGGCGCTCGGTCTCATCGTGCCAGTCGGAAGTCATGGGCCGAAGCGTGGCTTCAACTGCGCGGGCGTGGTGGCCGCAGAACAGCAGCTCACCGCCGGAGGACTCGAGTACAACGCGGACGTACGCTTGGGCTCCGCAACGGTCACAGCGATCAGCTGCGTTCAGCGTGCGGTCTGCAACTGCTGTTGTCATGTCGGCCTCCTTAGTAGTTCTGTACATCCATATAACCAGCATTCGACGCAGATCCATGGCAAGGATGGGTCACTTTCGCTGTCCGCGTATCACATGTGCGTAACGTAACCGGGAAGGCTCCGCCTGCACTGGAGTGGCAAACGGGGCTTGCTGCCTTCCCCGGCTAGGCTGGTACGGGCAGTGTTTGCCGTGATTTACCAGTCAAAGGCGGCTGGGAAGTACCCCCGAGATATACCCCGAAGGAGCACACCGCGAGTGGCACCGAGTTCTGAATACAACGCCCGGCATTTGTCTGTCCTTGAGGGCCTGGAAGCCGTTCGAAAGCGCCCTGGCATGTACATCGGCTCCACGGACTCCCGCGGTCTCATGCACTGCCTGTGGGAAATCATCGACAACGCCGTGGATGAGGCCTTGGCCGGCTTTGGGCATGACATCAAGGTCATTCTGCACGCGGACAACTCGGTGGAGATTCACGACGATGGTCGCGGTATTCCCGTGGACGTCGAACCCAAGACCGGCCTCTCCGGCGTCGAGGTCGTCTTCACCAAACTGCACGCAGGCGGTAAATTCGGCGGCGGTTCCTACACTGCCTCGGGTGGTCTGCATGGTGTGGGAGCCTCTGTGGTGAACGCGTTGTCAAGCCGCTTGGACGTTCAGGTGGACCGTGGCAGCAAGACGTACCAAATGTCATTCCGTCGCGGAGAGCCTGGACGCTTCGTGGATGCCGGTGCAAAGCCAAGCCCCAATGCGCCCTTTGAACCGTTCGTTGAGAAGTCGGTGCTCGATGTTGTGGGCAAGGCAAAGCGCGGTGTCACGGGAACCCGCGTGCGTTATTGGTCGGACCGTCAGATTTTCACCCCTGATGCCAAGTTCTCTTACGACGATCTGGCGTCAAGGGCGCGTCAGACTTCCTTCCTTGTGCCGGGCCTGAAGATCACCGTGCGCGACGAACGGAAGCTGGCCGGCACACCGGGGGAGTCCGGTGTCCATGAGGAAGTGTTCCACCACGACGGCGGCATCTCCGAGTTCGTTGAGTTCCTCGCGGCCGATTCCGGCGTGACGGACGTTTGGCGCCTTCATGGGTCCGGAAAGTTCAAGGAAACCGTCCCCGTGCTCGATGAAAACGGGCACAGCAAGATTGCCGAGGTCGAACGTGACTGTGAGGTGGACATCGCCCTGCGCTGGGGCATTGGTTATGAGACGACTATGCGCAGCTTCGTCAACATCATCGCCACGCCCAAGGGCGGAACGCACCAGTCCGGTTTTGAAACTGCTCTGCTGAAGACTTTCCGCAAGGCTGTGGAGACGAATGCACGCAAGCTAAAAGCCGGGAACGACAAGATTGAGAAGGACGATATTCTCGCCGGGCTGACGGCCGTCCTGACCGTCCGGCTGGCGGAGCCGCAGTTCGAGGGACAGACCAAGGAGATCCTCGGCACCTCCGCGGTCCGGGCCATTGTAGCCAAGGTGGTTGAGAAGGAAATATCCGCGAGGCTGAATTCGGCCAACCGCAACGACAAAGCCCAATCCGCGCTCCTGCTGGAGAAGATGGTGGCCGAGATGAAGTCGCGCATCTCAGCCCGTGTGCACAAGGAAACCCAGCGCCGCAAGAACGCACTGGAAACGTCGTCGATGCCCACCAA is drawn from Arthrobacter sp. 31Y and contains these coding sequences:
- a CDS encoding MFS transporter, with the translated sequence MNAPRAWLIWTIGVFAYLVAVAQRTSFGVAGLEATERFHASASAISFFTVLQLLVYAGLQIPVGVLVDRFGSRAMIAGGAVLMGLGQLQLAFADSVPGGVLGRVLVGAGDAMTFISVIRLVPLWFAPARVPLVTQLTGMSGQLGQLFSVVPFALLLHTAGWTPAFLTLAAMSVMAVVLVLAVLRDAPPGHPPRETGQGLRATGVSLSRAWKQPGTRLGLWSHFTVQFSGNLFAMTWGYPFLLSAQGLDAGTVASLMALFVATAIVAGPGFGRFVSKHPMRRSAMVLLIALATTLAWAAVLILPERAPLWLLVILVVVLAVGGPGSMIGFDFARTFNPSHRIGTATGIVNVGGFIAALVAIYLIGLVLDLLYASGFSGGDLYGLAPFRIALSVQFVLLALGTVLILVTRRKVRHQMAAQGIHVQPLLAALARQRRERIERRRTARPVSRDEE
- a CDS encoding DUF7455 domain-containing protein; translation: MTTAVADRTLNAADRCDRCGAQAYVRVVLESSGGELLFCGHHARAVEATLRPMTSDWHDETERLTEKAPVPVD
- a CDS encoding DNA gyrase/topoisomerase IV subunit B, whose amino-acid sequence is MAPSSEYNARHLSVLEGLEAVRKRPGMYIGSTDSRGLMHCLWEIIDNAVDEALAGFGHDIKVILHADNSVEIHDDGRGIPVDVEPKTGLSGVEVVFTKLHAGGKFGGGSYTASGGLHGVGASVVNALSSRLDVQVDRGSKTYQMSFRRGEPGRFVDAGAKPSPNAPFEPFVEKSVLDVVGKAKRGVTGTRVRYWSDRQIFTPDAKFSYDDLASRARQTSFLVPGLKITVRDERKLAGTPGESGVHEEVFHHDGGISEFVEFLAADSGVTDVWRLHGSGKFKETVPVLDENGHSKIAEVERDCEVDIALRWGIGYETTMRSFVNIIATPKGGTHQSGFETALLKTFRKAVETNARKLKAGNDKIEKDDILAGLTAVLTVRLAEPQFEGQTKEILGTSAVRAIVAKVVEKEISARLNSANRNDKAQSALLLEKMVAEMKSRISARVHKETQRRKNALETSSMPTKLADCRTDDVARSELFIVEGDSALGTAKLARSSDFQALLPIRGKILNVQKASVGDMLSNAECAALIQVVGAGSGRSFDIDVARYGKVILMTDADVDGAHIRTLLLTLFFRYMRPMVEAGRVFAAVPPLHRVEVINPGQKANEMIYTYSEAELHVLLSNLAKEGKRYKEPIQRYKGLGEMDAQQLAETTMDPRHRTLRKVGIESAQRAEEVFDLLMGSDVAPRKEFIIAGAATLDRERIDA
- a CDS encoding DUF4192 domain-containing protein, whose product is MTSKRTLSIHQPEDILGYIPHMLGYWPEDSLVAITMQGKTLGATLRVDLPNLASFEAREGFADQIRSCLIADEDANGVVLAVYTDSGWEDGTVVRQAIPLLKALQLSLDEVDLSVRDAWLVGSEYWRSAYCTDLQCCPVPGLPVERIKNSRLSAELVYRGSSIGPSPRSALGKPRLAIPGALNPLVLAAESRYGKQILGRWRSERCLDAILAVWHQVLNRVEAGRPLQPGEDAHIMGFLRTTLRVPAWRDAVVVMAAAGMDSAKYGASAFGLFFDDDDDGDTPFDPQELGVEGPVPHAAKVLPERSTAEDVFTYGDVLLGMRPDMPCWTALDALQTVLAGLCVDGESGVVPAAALTVQGWIAWCKGRGSIAHACLSGAEAAQPGYRLAELLMDLLGTGTICAWARSSSTAWRGYKDTVA
- a CDS encoding RNA polymerase sigma factor, whose amino-acid sequence is MTPSSVEKEPAAQAELSAEEKKAATSAKRAATRAANKASEGDSDKPAPKKRGPKPGAKAAAEAANKSSGSDAEDSSGEDEDFDPAAAEEVEVGDDEDGATATKDKAAPSGSGFVYSDADDDDAPVQQVMSAGATADPVKDYLKQIGKVALLNAEQEVDLALRIEAGLFAEEKINADDGSMDPKLKRELEFVIHDGKRAKNHLLEANLRLVVSLAKRYTGRGMLFLDLIQEGNLGLIRAVEKFDYTKGFKFSTYATWWIRQAITRAMADQARTIRIPVHMVEVINKLARVQRQMLQDLGREPTPEELALELDMTPEKVVEVQKYGREPISLHTPLGEDGDSEFGDLIEDSEAVVPADAVSFTLLQEQLHSVLDTLSEREAGVVAMRFGLTDGQPKTLDEIGKVYGVTRERIRQIESKTMSKLRHPSRSQVLRDYLD